CATGATACGGGCTATGCGCAAATTTGTCAAGGGCTTATTTGACCCGGAACGCACAATATCTCACATCAACAAGGGGCAACGGGGTTGTTCTCTCTGTCTGCTATCTATGTTGACGGTGGGGCTGTTTGCCTATATCATCACCAATGTGAGATTTGATCTGACATTTGAGACAATCAGAAAGGCTCTTTCTCTGCCTTTGCCCGGCAGACCAGCACAGTTGAAGATGTCAACTCAACCCAGGCCGGGAAATAGGCTGCCTTTTGAGGAGTCAAAGCTCAGGGACGGAGCGGTTCTCATCATCACATACCCCATCAAGGAAAAGCTCCATCTGGCTCTGACCAAACGAACACAATCGGTTGCTTCACATAAGGGCCACATATCTTTCCCGGGTGGTGCAAGAGAACCCGATGAGGCCCTGCTGCAAACGGCTCTGAGGGAGTGTGAAGAAGAGATAGGCGTGGATCTGCTGGAAGACTCTGTGATTGGGACACTCTCAGTTCTTCACGTACCCGTAAGTGGCTACAGGGTAAAGCCATTCGTAGCCATCAGTGAGAAAAGGCCCCTGTTCCATCCAGACCCCAGAGAAGTAAAGGAAATTATCGAGGTCCCCATTGACTTATTTCTGAACGAAAAGAACATTTCACGGGAATGGCAGACTCATCAAAATAGGAAAATGCTCGTTCCCTTTTACAGACACGGCAACAACAAGATCTGGGGCGCCACAGCGATGATACTTTCTGAGTTCGCAGAACTGCTGCTGAAAGTGGTTGAACCTTGACTTCCGAATTCTTATAATCGGCAGGTGAGTATGAAAATCGCAATTGCCCAGATTAACGCTACCGTGGGAGACCTGCAGGCCAATACTGACCTGGCAATAAGAAACATCCGACGTGCCAGTGACGAAGGGGCAGACCTTGTGGTGTTTCCTGAGCTGACCATAACAGGATACCCTCCGAAGGATCTGCT
This is a stretch of genomic DNA from candidate division TA06 bacterium. It encodes these proteins:
- a CDS encoding CoA pyrophosphatase, which encodes MIRAMRKFVKGLFDPERTISHINKGQRGCSLCLLSMLTVGLFAYIITNVRFDLTFETIRKALSLPLPGRPAQLKMSTQPRPGNRLPFEESKLRDGAVLIITYPIKEKLHLALTKRTQSVASHKGHISFPGGAREPDEALLQTALRECEEEIGVDLLEDSVIGTLSVLHVPVSGYRVKPFVAISEKRPLFHPDPREVKEIIEVPIDLFLNEKNISREWQTHQNRKMLVPFYRHGNNKIWGATAMILSEFAELLLKVVEP